TCTTTCATTGTGTCGCCAATCGCCTCGATATGCGCACGGACCTCACCAGCGTCATAATCACCCTTTTGCTGGTAGTACACATCGATAATGCCACCGGCATTGATTACATAGTCAGGGGCGTAAAGGATACCTTTCTCACGCAGTGCCGCAGCGTGTCGCTCTTCTGCCAACTGGTTGTTGGCCGCACCTGCCACAGCGCCCACTTTCAGGCGGGAGATGGTGTCATCGTTGAGAATCGCACCCATGGCACAGGGGGCAAAGAGGTCTACGTCGAGATCAAAGATTTCATCAGCGGTGACAGCAATGGCGCCCAGTTCAGTTACCGCGCGATCGATATTGTCCTGAAAAATATCGGTTACAAATAACTCTGCACCAGCATCTTTCAACAATTTACCCAGCCGGAAGCCCACATTGCCAACACCCTGGATGGATACTTTCAGGCCGGTCAGGTCGGTTTTACCCCAACGGTGCTCCACTGCAGCCTTGAGGCCCACAAACACACCATAGGCAGTTGAGGGAGACGGATCACCTCCGTATTCAGAGCCCGCAAACAGACCGGATACGTATTCGGTTGTCTCACCAATAACACTCATGTCGGCAACACTGGTGCCAGAGTCCTCTGCGGTGATATAGCGACCACCAAGGGTATTGATAAACTCTCCCATAGCACGCAGCAATTCGGGGGTCTTTTCCTTGCGCGGGTCACCGATAATTACAGATTTCCCGCCACCAAGTTTGAGGCCTGCCATTGCAGACTTATAAGTCATTCCACGGGAAAGCCGCAATACATCATTCAATGCCTCACCATCATCGGCATATGGCCACATGCGGCAGCCACCCAGTGAGGGACCTAAATTCGTATTGTGCACCGCGATAATGGCCTTGAGCCCGCTCTTAGCATCCTGGTAAAACGCCACTTGTTCGTGTTTATCGTAGGCGGAATGGGAAAAAATACTCATTAACTGTTCCTCTCCGGAAAGCCGGTTCTACAGCTGGGGAACAACCACAGCCCTTATCTGTTTTTATTCAGGGGTAAGATTATATCCACCTTCGGCAGATAAAGTTTGCATATTTTGCACATAACCACAAAGCAATAGCTAAATTGTCACACAAAGCATACTTTTTTAGGACAAATGATCCCTCGGGAATATAGTGGTCCAGGTAGTCAGCAATCCTGGCCTCTCCTTCATCCCAACTCCTACCGCCCCGCTGGCATTAAGTTACTTTTTTCCATTACCTGACCCCGTTACACCGTGTCAGCATGGTCTGGTAGAATCCGCGCCCAAATCGACCCGAGAGATAAACTCGATGCTGAATGCCGACGCTCTGAAACAACTTTCACAACTGAAAACAGATATTCGCTCCAGTAAGGAGTTTGCCGAGGGCCGGGTACGCGGCAGCAACGGCAAATTTGGCTTTGTGGAGCTGGAAGATGGACGGGAGGCTTTCTTACCCCCCAATGAGATGGAACGTGTTTTCCCTGGTGACCAGGTTCGCGTCTGCATTTCGGAAGAGAACAAAGGCAAGCTCACAGCCGAGCTGGATACCCTTATCAATAGCCAATTGGACTACCTGGTAGGTCAATATGTACAGCGGGGCCAGGGCCACTTTATCCAGCCCACCCAGAACGGCCTGACCCGCTGGATCTTTCTGCCCCCCAAAGCACGCGGCAAAGCACAACCTGGCGAATTTATTGCCTGTAAAGTCAATCGCCACCCCTTTAAGGATGGACGTGCCCAGGCCAAAGTAGAAACCGTTATCGGTAAGCCGGAGATGCCCGGGATCGAACATGCCTATGTTGTGGCCCAATACAAACTGCCGGAGCAGTTTGGCCAGGCGGCAGAGAAACAGGCGGGCAGTATTGCTGATCAAATCACATCCATCACTGCCGAACGCAAGGATTTGTCCGAGCTGGGCTTCGTAACTATTGATGCGGAAAGCACCCGTGATATGGACGATGCTCTCGCGGTTACAGCGCATGAAGGCGGCTGGACTTTACATATTGCCATTGCCGATCCTTCCAGCGTTATCGAAGAGGGCAGCCACTTGGATCAAGAGGCCTTCAAGCGCGCCCACAGCCAGTATCTCCCCGGCGAAACCCTGCCGATGCTGCCGCGCAATCTGTGTGAAGACCTCTTCTCCCTGATACCCAGCGAACTGCGCCCGGTACTAGTGGTACATATAGATATCGAGAATGATGGCGAGATTGCTTCCAGCCAATACGAATTTGCCGCTATTCGTTCCCAGCACAAACTGAGCTACAACCAGGTTAGCCAATTTGTCGTGGGTGATGAAACCGCTGTGCCGGAGGAGCAAAAAGAGAGCCTTCGCAACCTTGCTGCCCTATATAAAGCCCGCGCCAAATATCGCGCAGGCCACTCCCTGGCAATGGAGGATCGTCCCGACTACGAGATCCACCTCAACGAGCAGCGCAAGATTGAGCGCATCGAGAAACAGGATCGCAATATTGCCCAGCGTATGGTTGAAGAAGCCATGCTGGCAACCAACATCAGCATCGGTGCGAAGTTGGCAGAACTGCAACAGGGCTGCTTCTCAGTACATCTGGGCTTCCGTGAAGAGCGCATGGGTGAAGTCCGCAGCCTGCTAAAGGAAATGCTGCCCGAGCACGCTGAGAAAGATCTCAGCCAACTGGAAAACTACCTGGCACTGGTCAAACACCTGGAAACCCACGAAGACGACAAGATGCGCAACCTGCTCGCCGTATTGAAGCGCATGCTGCGACCCGGTCAGTTCGACAACAAAGCCGGCACGCATCTGGGCTTGGGCTTGGGCGCTTACGCCACCGTCACTTCTCCAATCCGCAAATACAATGACCTGCACAATCACCGTGTCCTGCGTGCAGCCAAGCAAGAGACATCTGCAAAAAATCTTAGTGATGAACAGATTGAAGCTTTGCAGGACAGCCTGGTACGCGGCCGTCAGGCAAACCGCGCCCTGGAGCAATGGCTCTATACGCAATTTATGCAGGATAAAGTTGGTCAGGCGTTTACCGGAAAGATCGCCCTGGTGAACGGTGCCGGGCTCGGCGTACGTCTGGACCAGTTTGGCATCGACGGATTTGTGCGATTGAATGGCAACAAGAAAAACCTGCCAACTTTTGACGGCAAGCATCTGATCCTGACCCATGACGAGCAGAGCTTTCAGCTCGAGCAAAGCGTCACCGTTAAAGTGGTCTCTGCGGATGTCGATAAACGACGTATCGCATTTGAGCTTGTAAAAGAAAGCTCCCTAGACAGCAGCGCTACGGAAAATAATTAAAGCGCTATTCCCTTAAAGGGCACGGCTCCAGCCGGGCCCTTTTCCGTCGCAACACCGGTACTACGATTTCTCACTATGGCACCCACTGCGACGGGTTAATCCATACAAAAGATTTCGAGGCCTCCAATGAGTACTATTGCCGAGCTGAACCCCACCCCACTCTGGAAACATTTCGCCAAGCTCTGTGAAATCCCCCGCCCCTCCAAGCACGAAGAGCGTGTAGTGGAGCATATTGTTGAATTTGCTAAAGGCCGCGGATTAAAAGTCCAACTGGATGAAGTTGGCAATATCATTATCAAAAAGCCAGCTACTTCCGGAATGGAGGATCGCAAGACTCTGGCCCTGCAAAGCCACGTGGACATGGTGCCGCAAAAGAATGCCGATACCGAACACGATTTTCTCACAGACTCCATCAAACCTTACATAGACGGTGAATGGGTTACCGCCAAAGGCACCACACTCGGCGCCGACAACGGTATTGGGGTAGCCGCGATTCTGGCCCTGATGGAGTCCACCGACATCCCCCACCCGGCCTTGGAAGCATTACTCACTATTGATGAAGAAGCCGGTATGACTGGAGCCAAAAACCTGCAACCGGGCTATTTCGAGTCAGATTTATTACTTAACCTCGACACCGAGGACGAGGGTGAGCTTTACATTGGCTGCGCCGGTGGCGTTGATGTCAACGCCACCCTCAATTATTCCGAAGCACCCGTAGCTGAAGGGGTTAAAGCCTATAAGCTCTCTGTACGCGGCCTGCGCGGCGGACACTCCGGCCTGGATATTGACAAGGGTCGTGGCAATGCCAATAAAATCGCCAACCGCATTATCGATACGGCCTTACGCGATATTCCTGATTTGCGAATCGCCACGCTTGATGGCGGCAGCCTGCGCAATGCAATTCCTCGTGAGTCCTTCAGCACTATCACTGTACCGGCTGAGGCCCAGGAAACACTGAAGCAAATTGTTAATCGCGAAAGCTCAACTATTGCCCAAGAACTGGATAGTGAAGCGGCCTTGGAAATTTCCCTGGAAAATACCGAAGCTCCTCTGGTTACCATGGACGCCGAGACCCAATTAAAATTCATTCGCGCTATACGCTGCTGCCCTAATGGCGTGGAACGCATGAGCACAGCATTGGAAGGTATCGCCGAAACTTCCAATAACCTGGCCCGGGTTACCACTGGCAAGAAGGACGGCCAGAGCTTTGTTCAAGTTCAATGTCTGGTACGTAGTCTATCCGACAGCGCTCGCGACCATCACGGTTTGGATGTAGCTGCCACTTTTGAGCTGGCCGGAGCCAAAACCCGATTGGATAACGCCTACCCCGGCTGGACACCAAACCCCAGCTCCCCCTTATTGGCAAAGATGAAAGACGTCTATAAGGAAATGACTGGAAAAGTTGCAGAAGTGAAAGTCATCCACGCAGGCCTTGAGTGTGGACTCCTGGCAAAGCCTTATCCCAACTGGGACATGGTCTCTTTTGGACCCACCATCCGTCGCGCTCACTCACCGGAAGAGAGAGTTCACATCCAAAGTGTTGCCAATTTCTGGGATTACTTTATTAAGGTTGTGCAGGCGGTTCCGACACGAAGCTAACTGGATCTTCTGCTTATCTCTTAGCAGCCACTTCCTGTAGAAAAATATTTAGTTCCGCCTTTCAGGGTCGACCTGAGGCGGACTCTCTACACACAAACCCACCTAAACCGTACTCCAGTACCCATAAAAATCATGAACCCATCATGAAATACCATTAATAGAAAATATTCGATCTTCAATTAAAGCATCAACACCCCACCTGAAAACTTATCCTTCTATAAAAGGCTTCCTTGGAACTTTTTTTCGAGTAAGCTGGTCAACACAACTGCGTTAAGTAAGACATGGATGAGAGCATAAGAAGCCAGATTTTAGTTAGCATTCTTTCGACCAACATGAATCATCACTGGGATTCTGTCAGAGAACTTAACAAGGAAGTTTATAGAGCTTTTTAAATATTCAGCACCCAGTGGCTCCAGTTCGCTTTACCTTGGTATTGGTTGAGGCGGCAATATTGGAAAGAATATGGAATAACCGCAGACTGGGGAAAGAAGCCTTAATGACGAACACTGCCACAGCTTGAGATTAAAAAAATAAGAGTTAAGCGGGAATATAAACTAAAAAGTTCGGCTCAAATCCACTTAATAACGGCCAGTCAATTAAATCCGTTAAGCACAAAGGACACATAAAAGTAGTATTTTAGAATTTTTACTTGCCAATCCAACAGTTATGCAAAGGCCTGGCATCTGATTGAAATAATCTCAAGGAGGGCCTATATCAAGACAAACCCGGATAGCTCACTCAGAGGTGAGATAGAGCTTGAATCACACCTCGGCAATCAGTTTTAAGACCATAAAGAAAACATAATAGATGAAAAAACTATTTTTGATATTAAGCATTCTTCCCCTGACCGCCTGCGGCACCTTCACCACATTATCCAGTACGGACCGAGAAATTGCAGCCAGCCTGAAGAAGGAAAAATCTTACTGCGAATCCATCCCCAGAGTATATAGCGGCCTCTCTTATAATTTCTGTAAAATGCATTCAGCTAGCGAATCAATAAACGCCGATTTACTTCTTGGAATTTATCTGGTGGATGGCGTTATGTCTACAGCAACAGATACAGTCGCCCTTCCCTTTACTATTTATGGGCAATATAAAAACGGAGATATTTCGCTCAAAAACCACCAATACTAGAAGATTCATTATCAATATTTAGATCCGCATACCACCTAGCTGGTTAGCCGAATAAACAAAAGCTGCCAGCTACTGCAACCAAATTGATAACATAAACATCGAGAGTTCATACAAAAATTATAGGGAGTAGCTAGAGAAGTAACTGAAAAACACCCTTGATAGCCAAAACAAACTTAAAACTATACATTCA
This DNA window, taken from Microbulbifer sp. GL-2, encodes the following:
- a CDS encoding Glu/Leu/Phe/Val dehydrogenase dimerization domain-containing protein, encoding MSIFSHSAYDKHEQVAFYQDAKSGLKAIIAVHNTNLGPSLGGCRMWPYADDGEALNDVLRLSRGMTYKSAMAGLKLGGGKSVIIGDPRKEKTPELLRAMGEFINTLGGRYITAEDSGTSVADMSVIGETTEYVSGLFAGSEYGGDPSPSTAYGVFVGLKAAVEHRWGKTDLTGLKVSIQGVGNVGFRLGKLLKDAGAELFVTDIFQDNIDRAVTELGAIAVTADEIFDLDVDLFAPCAMGAILNDDTISRLKVGAVAGAANNQLAEERHAAALREKGILYAPDYVINAGGIIDVYYQQKGDYDAGEVRAHIEAIGDTMKEVFVRADETGETTAHVADRIAEERFGHHSVTGDTENKSGTVAA
- a CDS encoding aminoacyl-histidine dipeptidase is translated as MSTIAELNPTPLWKHFAKLCEIPRPSKHEERVVEHIVEFAKGRGLKVQLDEVGNIIIKKPATSGMEDRKTLALQSHVDMVPQKNADTEHDFLTDSIKPYIDGEWVTAKGTTLGADNGIGVAAILALMESTDIPHPALEALLTIDEEAGMTGAKNLQPGYFESDLLLNLDTEDEGELYIGCAGGVDVNATLNYSEAPVAEGVKAYKLSVRGLRGGHSGLDIDKGRGNANKIANRIIDTALRDIPDLRIATLDGGSLRNAIPRESFSTITVPAEAQETLKQIVNRESSTIAQELDSEAALEISLENTEAPLVTMDAETQLKFIRAIRCCPNGVERMSTALEGIAETSNNLARVTTGKKDGQSFVQVQCLVRSLSDSARDHHGLDVAATFELAGAKTRLDNAYPGWTPNPSSPLLAKMKDVYKEMTGKVAEVKVIHAGLECGLLAKPYPNWDMVSFGPTIRRAHSPEERVHIQSVANFWDYFIKVVQAVPTRS
- a CDS encoding VacB/RNase II family 3'-5' exoribonuclease, producing the protein MLNADALKQLSQLKTDIRSSKEFAEGRVRGSNGKFGFVELEDGREAFLPPNEMERVFPGDQVRVCISEENKGKLTAELDTLINSQLDYLVGQYVQRGQGHFIQPTQNGLTRWIFLPPKARGKAQPGEFIACKVNRHPFKDGRAQAKVETVIGKPEMPGIEHAYVVAQYKLPEQFGQAAEKQAGSIADQITSITAERKDLSELGFVTIDAESTRDMDDALAVTAHEGGWTLHIAIADPSSVIEEGSHLDQEAFKRAHSQYLPGETLPMLPRNLCEDLFSLIPSELRPVLVVHIDIENDGEIASSQYEFAAIRSQHKLSYNQVSQFVVGDETAVPEEQKESLRNLAALYKARAKYRAGHSLAMEDRPDYEIHLNEQRKIERIEKQDRNIAQRMVEEAMLATNISIGAKLAELQQGCFSVHLGFREERMGEVRSLLKEMLPEHAEKDLSQLENYLALVKHLETHEDDKMRNLLAVLKRMLRPGQFDNKAGTHLGLGLGAYATVTSPIRKYNDLHNHRVLRAAKQETSAKNLSDEQIEALQDSLVRGRQANRALEQWLYTQFMQDKVGQAFTGKIALVNGAGLGVRLDQFGIDGFVRLNGNKKNLPTFDGKHLILTHDEQSFQLEQSVTVKVVSADVDKRRIAFELVKESSLDSSATENN
- a CDS encoding YceK/YidQ family lipoprotein — encoded protein: MKKLFLILSILPLTACGTFTTLSSTDREIAASLKKEKSYCESIPRVYSGLSYNFCKMHSASESINADLLLGIYLVDGVMSTATDTVALPFTIYGQYKNGDISLKNHQY